A window of Cloacibacillus sp. genomic DNA:
GCTTGTGCCGGGCACGCTGCTTGCCACCGTGGGCGTCGTCATAACCGCGGTCCTGGTCGGTGTGGCCGCACATTTTCTAGTTGGCTTTACGCTCCTTGAGGGGCTTTTGCTCGGTTCTGTGGTCTCATGTACGGATGCCGCCTCAGTATTTTCAATTTTGCGTTCAAACGGGCTGAACTTAAAGGGGAACCTGGCGCCGCTGCTTGAACTTGAAAGCAGTGCGAACGACCCCGCGGCCTATATGATGACGATAGCGACGCTTGCGCTGCTGCTCTCTCCAGAAAAAGGCTTTTTCTCCCTTGCGAAGATGCTTTTGCTGCAGGGGGCGGTCGGGCTTACCGCGGGGTATATTTTGGGGCGCGCGGGCGCGGAGATAATGAGCCGGGTGCGCCTTAGCAGCGATGGACTTTATCCCGTGGTCGCGGTCGTCATCGCCGCCTTCATTTATTCCGCGGTGCAGATAATGCACGGCAACGGTTTTCTTGGGATATACACGGCTGGCATCGTCATGGGCAACAGCGCCATGCACCATAAAAAGGCGACGGTGCGTTTTTTTGACGGTTTTTCGTGGCTCATGCAGATAACGGTCTTTTTGACGCTGGGGCTGTTGGTCTTCCCCTCTCAATTGCCCCCGGTGATGATCCCCGGCCTTATGATATCGGCCGTGCTGATGTTTGTCGTGCGCCCTCTTGCCGTCTTTCCGCTGCTTCACTTCTTCGACTACTCGTTTAAAGGAA
This region includes:
- a CDS encoding potassium/proton antiporter, with product MVTADNMILFVSAILLFCIVFSRVLTKIGIPVLVFFIFAGMFLGSDGVGGVYFDGAKLAGNIGNIAICYILFAGGMATRWGSIKDVLVPGTLLATVGVVITAVLVGVAAHFLVGFTLLEGLLLGSVVSCTDAASVFSILRSNGLNLKGNLAPLLELESSANDPAAYMMTIATLALLLSPEKGFFSLAKMLLLQGAVGLTAGYILGRAGAEIMSRVRLSSDGLYPVVAVVIAAFIYSAVQIMHGNGFLGIYTAGIVMGNSAMHHKKATVRFFDGFSWLMQITVFLTLGLLVFPSQLPPVMIPGLMISAVLMFVVRPLAVFPLLHFFDYSFKG